A single genomic interval of Spinacia oleracea cultivar Varoflay chromosome 6, BTI_SOV_V1, whole genome shotgun sequence harbors:
- the LOC110794825 gene encoding NAC domain-containing protein 43-like: protein MNLSVNGQSKVPPGFRFHPTEEELLQYYLKKKVAFEKIDLDVIRDIDLNKLEPWDIQEKCKIGSGPQNDWYFFSHKDKKYPTGTRTNRATVAGFWKATGRDKTIHSNNKRIGMRKTLVFYKGRAPHGEKSDWIMHEYRLEDCTTTVTIQESCLTEDGWVICRVFKKKNYQKAIESPRSTDENQQSQVLNYSSKKVFDHIFSCMGKFDCPTTDETSTATITNIIPSFNISNSQTGVFDDQYNNHLPMLTCSSSSSPPFDDHNNHALFKCSDVSPPRLSDWMSLDRLIASQLNGCQDDQDLICSNSVMFHG, encoded by the exons ATGAACTTGTCTGTTAATGGTCAATCAAAAGTGCCTCCTGGTTTTCGGTTTCATCCTACAGAAGAAGAGCTTCTTCAGTATTACTTGAAGAAGAAAGTCGCTTTCGAGAAGATAGACCTCGATGTCATTCGAGATATTGATCTTAACAAGCTTGAACCATGGGATATCCAAG AGAAGTGCAAAATAGGATCAGGGCCACAAAATGACTGGTATTTCTTCAgtcataaagataagaaataCCCAACAGGGACTCGAACAAACCGGGCCACCGTGGCCGGGTTTTGGAAGGCCACGGGCCGGGATAAGACGATTCATAGCAACAACAAACGCATCGGTATGAGAAAGACACTTGTTTTCTACAAAGGTCGAGCTCCACATGGTGAGAAATCAGATTGGATTATGCACGAGTACAGGCTTGAAGACTGCACTACTACT gtgACAATCCAAGAAAGTTGTTTAACAGAAGATGGATGGGTAATCTGCCGCGTTTTCAAGAAGAAAAACTACCAAAAGGCAATTGAAAGTCCAAGATCAACTGATGAAAATCAACAATCACAGGTGTTGAATTACAGTAGTAAAAAAGTGTTTGATCACATATTTTCTTGCATGGGGAAATTTGACTGTCCAACAACCGATGAAACTAGTACGGCCACCATTACTAACATCATCCCTTCATTCAACATCTCAAACAGTCAAACAGGAGTTTTTGATGATCAGTACAACAATCATCTTCCTATGCTTACTTGCAGCAGCAGTAGCAGCCCACCATTTGATGATCATAATAATCATGCTTTGTTTAAATGCAGTGACGTCAGTCCACCAAGGTTGAGTGATTGGATGTCGCTTGATCGGCTTATTGCTTCTCAGCTTAATGGTTGCCAAGATGATCAGGATTTGATCTGTTCAAATTCAGTTATGTTTCATGGCTGA
- the LOC110796112 gene encoding mediator of RNA polymerase II transcription subunit 31 isoform X1 encodes MDSSNAADDTIDSPSSTKNVYKDPDDGRQRFLLELEFIQCLANPTYIHYLAQNRYFEDEAFIGYLKYLQYWQRPEYLKFIMYPHCLYFLELLQNANFRNAMAHPGNKELAHRQQFYFWKNYRNNRLKHILPRSLPEPGPEPPASTAAPPLLPPAVPPTSAPSPALSAMQYSIPPASGVAKNDTRNSGIDRRKRKKEG; translated from the exons ATGGATTCTTCAAATGCAGCTGATGACACGATTGACTCCCCGTCCTC AACAAAAAATGTCTACAAGGATCCAGATGATGGACGCCAACGCTTTTTACTTGAATTGGAGTTTATCCAGTGTCTTGCAAATCCAACTTACATTCATT ATTTGGCACAGAATCGCTACTTCGAAGATGAAGCTTTCATTGGTTATTTGAAATACCTTCAGTATTGGCAGCGTCCGGAGTACCTAAAATTTATAAT GTATCCGCACTGCTTATACTTCCTCGAGCTTTTACAAAATGCAAACTTCCGCAATGCAATGGCTCATCCTGGGAACAAG GAATTGGCACACAGACAACAGTTTTATTTCTGGAAGAACTATAGAAACAATAGGCTGAAACATATTTTACCCAGATCTCTTCCTGAACCTGGTCCTGAACCTCCAGCTTCAACTGCTGCCCCACCACTCCTACCGCCTGCTGTTCCTCCAACTTCTGCTCCTTCTCCTGCTCTTTCTGCTATGCAGTATTCAATACCCCCTGCATCTGGTGTTGCAAAGAATGATACAAGGAACAGTGGCATTGATCGAAGAAAGAGAAA GAAAGAAGGGTGA
- the LOC110796112 gene encoding mediator of RNA polymerase II transcription subunit 31 isoform X2, whose product MDSSNAADDTIDSPSSTKNVYKDPDDGRQRFLLELEFIQCLANPTYIHYLAQNRYFEDEAFIGYLKYLQYWQRPEYLKFIMYPHCLYFLELLQNANFRNAMAHPGNKELAHRQQFYFWKNYRNNRLKHILPRSLPEPGPEPPASTAAPPLLPPAVPPTSAPSPALSAMQYSIPPASGVAKNDTRNSGIDRRKRK is encoded by the exons ATGGATTCTTCAAATGCAGCTGATGACACGATTGACTCCCCGTCCTC AACAAAAAATGTCTACAAGGATCCAGATGATGGACGCCAACGCTTTTTACTTGAATTGGAGTTTATCCAGTGTCTTGCAAATCCAACTTACATTCATT ATTTGGCACAGAATCGCTACTTCGAAGATGAAGCTTTCATTGGTTATTTGAAATACCTTCAGTATTGGCAGCGTCCGGAGTACCTAAAATTTATAAT GTATCCGCACTGCTTATACTTCCTCGAGCTTTTACAAAATGCAAACTTCCGCAATGCAATGGCTCATCCTGGGAACAAG GAATTGGCACACAGACAACAGTTTTATTTCTGGAAGAACTATAGAAACAATAGGCTGAAACATATTTTACCCAGATCTCTTCCTGAACCTGGTCCTGAACCTCCAGCTTCAACTGCTGCCCCACCACTCCTACCGCCTGCTGTTCCTCCAACTTCTGCTCCTTCTCCTGCTCTTTCTGCTATGCAGTATTCAATACCCCCTGCATCTGGTGTTGCAAAGAATGATACAAGGAACAGTGGCATTGATCGAAGAAAGAGAAAGtaa
- the LOC110794818 gene encoding uncharacterized protein, which yields MGNCLFGGLGGGGGGEEAETIQVVTANGGIMEFHGSITVGFILEEYPCHAIFKSDDLFWKPLSNNEELHPGVSYLLLPLHTSKEYKDAFDVKVGHVRSKSIPGNTGYRMSFDSRSTTQSNVLKRSNTDVFSRYNNNKGGGGRREGVWKVKLVISPEQLVEILSQEARTEELIESVRTVAKCGCSGPGSTGFSDQWSVASSKASSKKD from the coding sequence ATGGGGAATTGTCTTTTTGGCGGCttgggaggtggtggtggtggagaagAAGCTGAAACCATCCAAGTCGTAACAGCAAACGGCGGAATCATGGAATTCCATGGCTCAATAACAGTAGGCTTCATCCTCGAAGAATACCCTTGTCATGCTATATTCAAAAGTGATGATCTTTTCTGGAAACCACTGTCAAACAATGAAGAACTTCATCCTGGAGTTTCATACTTGCTTCTTCCTCTTCATACAAGTAAAGAATACAAAGATGCATTTGATGTTAAAGTAGGGCATGTTAGATCCAAGAGTATACCTGGAAATACTGGTTATAGGATGTCGTTCGATAGTAGGAGTACAACTCAAAGCAATGTTTTGAAGAGATCGAATACTGACGTGTTTTCGaggtataataataataaaggaggaggaggaagaagagaaGGAGTTTGGAAGGTGAAGTTGGTTATAAGTCCAGAACAGTTGGTGGAGATACTGTCACAAGAAGCTCGAACTGAAGAGTTGATTGAGAGTGTTAGAACTGTGGCGAAATGTGGCTGTAGTGGGCCCGGTTCTACGGGGTTTTCAGATCAATGGAGTGTAGCTAGTAGCAAGGCTTCTTCGAAGAAAGATTGA